Within Sorghum bicolor cultivar BTx623 chromosome 2, Sorghum_bicolor_NCBIv3, whole genome shotgun sequence, the genomic segment tttggttggggaactaataaacaaggcctaattaagCGTATGAAAAGTAAAATCGAAGGGCTCATCCAAAAGGATGGGCTTTGTGAATTCTTATTGATTCCTGTGTGATTGTTCAGATAAACACAGAATACCTGATATTTTCCCCATGCGTGTTTAGGTAACTCATCATATGTAAGTATAAGCCGTTTCATTCTTTTAGCCACTTGTATTGAATTTTAGGCAATAGGCTTATCTATCTTACCATAGCCCATAGGACCTTCATTATGATATCAGGGTTACCCGTCAGAGCCAAGTGGCTATTCAACAACTAGTGTGGTTgaaagaaaagggaaaaaaatGTCTACCTGATTTACATTTGAATTGAATATATTAAGAAATATGCATTATTTCTTCTGCGGTTTACATTGCCTGTTTTTATCCCCAGGTTTTTTTGTACGAGACGTGGCATTTTGAGAGGATAGTCGGATACAAGGTTTTGAATGCAAAGAGCAACTGTGTTTGTGCAATTATTCTGCAGGATGCATTAGGGCCCACACTTAGTAAATCATGTTTAAGTTTTGGTGTGATTTTATCTCAGCTGTGGTTGGTGTGAATTCAGTGGTCTTGCTGTTCTTAGTTTCTCAGCTTGTGGTATCACTCCATTTTGTTCAGCTTTTATCaagacaatttttttttaaaaaaaaaggaatcaTTGATATGTATTTTATTTGTCTTGAAGATACTGGTTCAAGTTATCAAATTGACAATGCCCCTCCATTCTCCAAGTCTGTTATTTTCTATGTTCTgtgtttaggccctgtttagttccccatcaaaaattttttcatccatcccatcgaatctttagacacatgaatTTTAGGCTTGTCTATTTTACCTTACGACCTTCATTATGATATAAGGGTGACCTATCAGATCCAAGTCGCTATTTAACGAGCAGTATGGTtgagagaaaaggaaaaaatgTCTACCTGATTTACATTTCAACTGAATGTATTAAGAAAAAAGCGTTGTTTCTTCTGTGGTGTACATTGCCTGTTTTTGTCTCCTGATCTTTTTGTATGACAGTATGAGAGGTGGTATTTTGAGAGGATGGTTGGGTACAATATCTTCAATGCGAAGTGCAACTGTGCTTGTGCAATTATTCTGCAGGATGCATTAGGGCATGCACTTTGTAAATCATGTTTAAGTTTTGGTGTGATTTTATCTCAGCTGCGGTTGGTGTGAATTCAGTGATCTTGCTGGTGGGATGGTAAGCAGCCTTACTAGTTTCTCAGCTTGTAGTATCACTCCATTTTGTCCAGCTTTTATCAGGAGTTTCTCAGCTTGTAGTATCACTCCATTTTGTCCAGCTTTTATCAAGacgatttttttttgcaaaaaaaaaaggaatcaTTGATATGTTTTTGTCTGTCATGAAGAAGCTGATTTAAGAAATATATAGGGTGTTTGTTTTGAAGAATCAAACCATTCTAGATGAGGTGATGCATCATGAGTCCATTCCTCAAATTTGGTGAAATGATTTCATTCCTCATTATATTAACTTGTGAGGAATAAGGTATGATGCATCAACTCATTCCATTTTGAAACCAAACAAAAGTGAAGAGTGAGAAAATGGACTAACCcattcctcaaaccaaacacctTACGAATTGACAACGCCACTCCATTCTCCAAGTCTATTATTGTCTATTTCCTGTGGTCTACAGCAAAGCCTTGATACAAATTGTCGGCATTGCTCGACAAAGAAAATTAATTCTAGCAGTATCTGAGTGAAGCTAGGTGTACGTTTGTCCTCTGACATTTATGTGCTATTGATCAACATGTGAAGTCTCACCGCACCACTTCTGTGTCTCACAAGCACAGATGTCCTGTGCTATTGGGGACCAAAACTGAGGCTGTCCTCCAGGGGCGCAATTCAAGGCTGGCAAATCGATGTTCCCTTACTGTACTTCATTTCAGGTCATCACTTTATCACCTAGTTTCTGCAcatttcttggtttcaaattCAGATTGACACTGCATACATACTCCTTTAGCCTTTTCATTTCCCACTGAGGCTGAGATGTTGCTGCCCCAAGCATTTCCTTCTTCTGTGATCTGTTTGAAGGCACTTTTGTAATGTTGCAACATTCTAAGATGTGATCTGTGATCTTGTCGCCACTACACGGCGACACAGCGCTATTCAGTTCCACAGGAACATGATCACCACCTCCACACAATTCCACTGTGCTCAAGACTATGCACGTTACCACCATATGTTCCTTGTTTGAGATGTTGATGCAGTTACAGTACTATCAGTACCCCTCCTCTGCATGACAGCCATCACATGTTCCTGACTGCTGCAGCATTTGATGATATCATAAGATCGCAGATGGGTCAGCTGTCGTTATCCCTCTGGATACTTCCTCCCTGTCTCCCGCTGCACGCGATGGCTCGGCCAGCCGCAAGGGGGTTCCCGGAAGGTGTACACCAACCGTATCATCATGTTCTCTGAACCATCTGTGAGTATTTGCTGACAGATTCGTGTCCGTTTCTCCTCCTGTCCTGCCGCGCTGCATATCATAGAGTATCCTGCCACGAATTGCTCAGCTCCTCGTAGACAGCGTGCGTGGCTTTCTGTGCGTTTGGATTCTTCTCTGGGGCTCTGCTTGATCCATGCCCCCCTGCTTTGTCTGGCAGCCGGCAGGCAGGGATGGTGCCTTATCTTTTCTTTACAGCTTGAAATATGGCCGGGAGTTTGTTGTCTATTACTCTCCCCATCCCATAATCCCATAATAAGTGCACCTCTAATATTTAAAATTTGTTCTAAAATAAGTGCACTTTAGCATTACTTAAAAAAAGTGCACTTTAGCTATAGAATGACCTAGCTCTAGTAGTCTTTTCTACTTTATTTATTCCCAAGGTACAATTACTATATGATAGAACAACTTTTGACaggagtatatatatgtaattttcTAGTAACACTGATCTCCTCAACAAATTATACAAGTGCACTTATTTTCGGAAGGAGTAGTTAGTTTTCTTCTACTATTTTGAATTTTTAATGTCAAGAACCTTGTGGAAATAATTTTCTTATCATAATTTGTCTCCGAAAAACAGATTTGGAAAAATAATCGTGTTTTTAGCCCATTCAGATCTATTGCTATCTAACCACCcgatcaaaaaaaaaagatctatTGCTATCGGACGTGTCTTTCAGTTCTCCAGATCTGAGTTCTGAATAACCGAGCCAATAGTGAGATGGGATGAGAGCTCTTTGATTCCGAAAACTAGATGGGATTAGATAAGGCAGAAGCTTGGTCTGAAAAAATAAACGCTGCGTTGGGACAGTGTTCATTTTGATTTATAGCTCAGGGTAATGACAGGGATTATGCAAAACCTCAGTGACAGGAAAGTAATTTATCTCATACAGAGAGGAGAACCTGTGAAGAGAATTTTTTTTCGAAGGATGTGGAGAGGAAAATGACCAGCTTTAGTCAAATTTCTCATTtcattttgcattttttttacaGCCTTCGCTCATACAAAACATGACTTGAAACAAAACAGCTAGCTAAGATTTATATACACGCCTTCAGAGACCTTTCTCCCTCTTGGATTCAGAAACAAACATCTCTTTGTACAACACTGGAGAGCTCAAGCCACGACACAGCTCCTTCCTCAGGCACGATCTGTGCTCTTCGATCCGTTTCCCATGTCGTGATGTGTCCATAGCCTCTGTTTATGCATCAACGATCACCTGGCCTCAGAGCCCTTCATTATCCTGAGcttcttgcatgaggagatgaaCATACTGCAAGCAAACAGGTGAAATAATCACAATTAGCCTTCTGTTCACcgcacatatatatatcttcagATCCACAGAAGTAATTATAACATGCTGATCCAATGATGATGATACTTACTCCCAGGGCACGTCTCCGACGAGCATGAGATCGCCGTCCTTGTCCTCGTACGCGATGGCGTGCTGGTGGTCGCCGCCCTCCGCCGCGGCGGCCGAGAAGGACTTGGTGAAGAGGGCGTCCAGCGCCTCCCTGAGCTCCCTGTACCCCTTGTACATTCTGAGGTCCACCTTCCTGAGGTACGGCGCCCCGTCCATGCTCACCTTCACATACAGCCCTcctccctgctgctgctgctgctggtcggCCTtcttggccgccgccgccgccgcctggaagGTGTTCTTCCTGTACGCCCTCACCGGCGGCCACCCGACGACTTGCGCCCTGATGGATTGAAAAGCCAGGTTAGCCCATGAACTCTGCCTCTTGATGCAGGGGATTCTTCTGAAGGAAAGGGGGGTCGCTCTTACTTGGGAGGCGGTGCGgcgtcgtggtcgtggtcgaggTCGAGGTCTGCGGCGGTGGCCGGCGAGCTGGTCCCCGAGGCCTCGCTCCTGGTGTCGTCCAGAGCGCGCTTGGCCCCGACGGAGGGCGACGGCTTCTTCTGCCAGTCGTCGCTGCTGCTGGTTCCCGGCAGGCCGAGGCGGAGCTCGGTGGCGCTCAGGTTGTCGGCGTCGACGATCTCCATGAATGAATCCGAAGAGAAAGCTTGCTTGCTTGCTAGGTAGCTAGATGCCGCGTTCTTGCTGGCTCTTGAGATCGAGAgggagaggaggatgaggatgagTAGAAGATGAGGATGGAGTcgaggagagagagggagagagagagatttgTGTGGAGTTGAAGAGTGCCGGTGAGACAGACAGGGAGGGAGAGCCGTGCCGGTGCCGTGGTTATATAGGGTGGTTGCGACGGGGCTTTCGCGTGGCCGCGTTTTTTTTAAAATGGTGGCGCGTAATAAAGGCGCGTGTCCCGCGGCGGGGACAAGGTGGGCCGGCGGCATGGCCCGATGCCGCTGCCTGGGGCCCCGGCCGACAGGTGGGGCCCCGGAGGCTTGGACGGGGGTCGTGAGGGGAGTGGGGTGGTGGAGATTCCTTGCCGGGCCTGTGGGACGGTTGGGGCCGGAGGCAGCCCATGTGGTGCGGCGGCCGCGCGGGGCCCACATGCCTCCAGGCCATGGGCATGGCCAAGGGGGCGTGTGAGTGGGTCGGGTGGCCAACCGGCGGTGCACGCGTGTTTGCTCTTGCTGGGTGGGCGCGACGCGCGCGCGTGTGCAACGGGTTCGTGGGGGGAAAAAAATAATGAATAAGGCCTTCTTTAGATGAGAGaag encodes:
- the LOC8056625 gene encoding auxin-responsive protein IAA24, with the protein product MEIVDADNLSATELRLGLPGTSSSDDWQKKPSPSVGAKRALDDTRSEASGTSSPATAADLDLDHDHDAAPPPKAQVVGWPPVRAYRKNTFQAAAAAAKKADQQQQQQGGGLYVKVSMDGAPYLRKVDLRMYKGYRELREALDALFTKSFSAAAAEGGDHQHAIAYEDKDGDLMLVGDVPWDMFISSCKKLRIMKGSEAR